The Miscanthus floridulus cultivar M001 chromosome 17, ASM1932011v1, whole genome shotgun sequence genome has a window encoding:
- the LOC136517695 gene encoding dof zinc finger protein DOF3.6-like → MIFPPAFLDSSSWNDNQHHQQQQQEAHHQHQVAAGGGGGGGDANHELLQQSIMGGALPDGGGGGGGGQVGGPAKPMSMAERARLARIPLPEPGLKCPRCDSSNTKFCYFNNYSLSQPRHFCRACRRYWTRGGALRNVPVGGGYRRHARRAKPKQQQAAAAGAGTVASAGAATAALQAPAGSTVSSAAACTATTTNALSGGPGGMLGGGGLSMLPPLLRLADFDAMSLGSTFSGISSMGKPGSIDAYSHSVGGAALAGLEQWRVQQMQSFPFLHAMDQGPLGPPLSMAMAAPGMFQLGLDTSDNGHGRGSGGGEDGSSGGELHVMQAATKRESYPAPRGMYGDHHHHLAAAGGYTSYSTNAATGNHLL, encoded by the exons AGCTGGAACGATAACCAG CAtcatcaacagcagcagcaggaagcccaccaccagcaccaggttgcagccggcggcggtggcggaggcggcgACGCCAATCATGAGCTTCTCCAGCAATCAATCATGGGGGGAGCGCTTCCcgatggaggaggaggtggtggcgggGGGCAGGTTGGGGGGCCCGCGAAGCCCATGTCCATGGCGGAGCGCGCGCGCCTCGCGAGGATCCCGCTGCCGGAGCCGGGGCTCAAGTGCCCACGCTGCGACTCCAGCAACACCAAGTTCTGCTACTTCAACAACTACTCCCTCTCCCAGCCGCGCCACTTCTGCCGGGCCTGCCGCCGCTACTGGACGCGCGGCGGCGCGCTCCGCAACGTGCCGGTCGGCGGCGGGTACCGCCGCCACGCCAGGCGCGCCAAGCCCAAGCAGCAGCAGGCGGCTGCCGCTGGCGCCGGGACTGTGGCGTCGGCTGGGGCCGCCACTGCCGCGCTGCAGGCTCCTGCTGGGTCCACGGTGTCGTCGGCCGCCGCCTGCACCGCGACGACGACCAACGCGCTCTCCGGCGGGCCCGGTGGCATGCTGGGTGGCGGCGGGCTGTCCATGCTGCCGCCGCTGCTCCGCCTGGCCGACTTCGACGCCATGAGCCTCGGATCCACCTTCTCCGGGATATCGTCCATGGGGAAGCCCGGCTCCATTGATGCCTACTCGCACTCGGTCGGCGGTGCTGCTCTGGCCGGGCTGGAGCAGTGGAGGGTGCAGCAGATGCAGAGCTTCCCGTTCTTGCATGCGATGGACCAGGGCCCGCTGGGGCCACCTCTGTCCATGGCAATGGCAGCGCCAGGGATGTTCCAGCTAGGTCTAGACACTAGTGAtaatggccatggccgtggcagCGGCGGGGGAGAAGACGGGTCATCCGGCGGGGAGCTCCATGTGATGCAAGCCGCCACCAAGAGGGAGAGCTACCCGGCACCAAGAGGCATGTATGGcgatcaccaccaccacctcgctGCTGCTGGTGGCTACACTTCCTATTCCACCAATGCCGCTACAGGCAA